From a region of the Pontixanthobacter gangjinensis genome:
- a CDS encoding di-heme-cytochrome C peroxidase — translation MTVNLGKLILGASALAFVGSCAGSLGEPNSGPIWQQNWTMAETEAFSYASQGSRLMPNSWFAALEQPNSQALFSDIDHLTSFGFLAPPADWEMTRPIGFAVDAQKDTKLVNTKLRWFKGQGATEEWIGFNCAACHTAQIDVKTDSGIKSWMVQGAPGMGDFQTFIGDLNTALSQTLQDRARFDRFAGRVLQGKRNTPKNQGMLRASLGQLVNYQTRVAHPNITDSEYGFARVDAIGYIFNKTVVLANPSVEEVQGNLSDAPVSYPFLWHISRENHLQYNGMVAKQQITIKDVENIDVGAVGRNAGEVIGVFGDVKPKSSGISGKLGIPAFTSSVRVENLVLLENSLARLDSPKWSEMVGSVDVAKAARGKDLYDQNCASCHFPREEWDNNPNWKKGDGIEKMVPLRVMFESGDLTDTRMACNAYEAVANTGEMQGGAETPSATERVASMLTTMVKGVLIDQVSVLLEAGFDNIYYENRLPVVDGVQPSASPIPAPASATMMASSIAHVDQACIDAKTSKSTPEQVDYANSYKARPLDGIWATAPYLHNGSVPTLYHLLLSPKARPKSWWVGGRALDTKNVGLEWETGSAPTAFNFRTETDDGKAIIGNSNQGHDYGASDLSEDDRWALVEYLKTL, via the coding sequence ATGACGGTAAATCTGGGGAAATTGATTCTTGGCGCATCGGCGCTGGCATTTGTGGGGTCCTGCGCAGGTTCGCTTGGCGAACCGAATAGTGGACCGATCTGGCAGCAGAACTGGACAATGGCGGAAACCGAGGCGTTTTCATATGCCAGCCAAGGCTCGCGACTGATGCCCAATAGCTGGTTTGCTGCGCTGGAGCAGCCGAATTCCCAAGCCTTATTTAGCGATATCGACCACCTGACCAGTTTCGGGTTCCTAGCTCCGCCAGCAGATTGGGAAATGACGAGGCCGATCGGCTTCGCGGTCGATGCGCAAAAAGATACTAAGCTCGTCAACACTAAGCTGCGCTGGTTCAAGGGACAGGGTGCGACAGAAGAATGGATCGGTTTCAATTGTGCGGCCTGTCATACGGCGCAAATCGATGTCAAAACCGATAGCGGAATTAAATCATGGATGGTGCAAGGCGCGCCTGGGATGGGCGATTTCCAGACCTTTATTGGCGATTTGAACACTGCATTATCGCAAACATTGCAAGACCGGGCGCGGTTTGATCGATTTGCAGGGCGTGTCTTGCAAGGCAAGCGCAACACGCCGAAAAATCAGGGAATGCTGCGCGCGAGCTTGGGGCAGTTGGTCAATTATCAAACCCGCGTTGCCCATCCGAACATAACAGACAGCGAATATGGCTTTGCGCGTGTTGATGCGATTGGATATATTTTCAATAAGACCGTTGTGCTGGCTAATCCCAGTGTCGAAGAGGTGCAGGGGAACCTATCAGACGCGCCGGTCAGTTATCCCTTTCTCTGGCACATATCGCGGGAAAACCACCTTCAATATAATGGTATGGTCGCCAAACAGCAGATCACCATCAAGGATGTAGAGAATATCGACGTGGGCGCGGTTGGGCGCAATGCCGGAGAAGTGATTGGCGTGTTCGGAGACGTCAAACCCAAATCATCGGGTATCAGCGGTAAACTCGGAATTCCGGCCTTCACATCGAGCGTGCGGGTGGAGAATCTGGTGCTACTGGAAAATTCTCTGGCCCGGCTTGATTCTCCCAAATGGAGCGAAATGGTTGGCAGCGTTGATGTCGCAAAGGCTGCGCGGGGTAAGGACCTTTACGATCAAAATTGTGCTTCGTGTCATTTTCCCCGCGAAGAGTGGGATAACAATCCCAATTGGAAGAAGGGTGACGGCATCGAAAAGATGGTGCCGCTCCGTGTAATGTTTGAAAGCGGCGATCTTACTGACACACGAATGGCCTGCAATGCATATGAAGCCGTTGCTAATACAGGTGAGATGCAGGGTGGCGCAGAAACGCCGAGCGCAACCGAACGGGTCGCATCGATGCTAACAACAATGGTGAAGGGCGTGCTGATCGATCAGGTTAGCGTGCTGCTCGAAGCAGGGTTCGACAATATCTATTATGAAAATCGCTTGCCAGTGGTTGATGGCGTTCAACCAAGCGCTTCTCCCATTCCAGCACCAGCCTCGGCGACAATGATGGCTAGCTCGATTGCTCATGTTGACCAAGCTTGCATTGATGCCAAAACAAGCAAGTCGACCCCGGAGCAGGTCGATTATGCGAACTCTTACAAGGCCCGACCGCTTGACGGCATATGGGCAACCGCACCCTATTTGCATAATGGCTCCGTGCCGACGCTTTACCATTTGCTTTTGTCACCCAAGGCACGGCCAAAAAGCTGGTGGGTTGGCGGCCGAGCGCTCGACACCAAGAATGTCGGCCTTGAGTGGGAAACCGGCAGCGCTCCAACAGCGTTCAATTTCAGAACCGAAACTGACGATGGCAAGGCGATAATCGGCAACAGCAATCAGGGGCATGATTACGGTGCCTCTGATCTGAGCGAGGATGACCGCTGGGCACTCGTCGAGTATTTGAAGACGCTCTAA
- the apaG gene encoding Co2+/Mg2+ efflux protein ApaG, with product MKQLFQHAANTDDITVRVAVSFLPEQSHPEAGKWFWVYHIRIENDSDRTVQLKSRHWRITDARGMINHVDGEGVVGETPLLEPGQTHDYVSGCPLTTPSGSMEGFYTFTTRENEQFEVRIPYFPLSAPATAD from the coding sequence ATGAAGCAATTGTTCCAACACGCCGCCAATACCGATGATATCACCGTGCGCGTCGCGGTGAGCTTCCTGCCCGAGCAATCGCATCCCGAAGCTGGCAAATGGTTCTGGGTGTATCATATACGAATCGAGAATGATTCTGACCGGACAGTGCAGCTAAAATCACGCCACTGGCGAATTACGGACGCGCGCGGCATGATCAACCATGTCGATGGCGAAGGCGTTGTGGGTGAAACGCCGTTGCTGGAGCCGGGGCAAACGCATGATTATGTGTCCGGCTGTCCGCTGACCACACCAAGCGGTTCGATGGAGGGGTTTTACACTTTCACAACCCGTGAGAACGAGCAATTCGAAGTTCGCATTCCCTATTTTCCATTGTCGGCCCCGGCAACGGCGGATTGA
- a CDS encoding SDR family NAD(P)-dependent oxidoreductase, with amino-acid sequence MAFVPFDLTGKVALVTGGNGGIGLGMAEGLAQSGANVAIWGRNPDKNAAATAKLEAHGVEVLAQVVDVTNEAQVDVAMADLIGRFGRLDSCIANAGSSFGRAKFEDMPTDLWRKTMATNLDSAFYTLRAASQRMVERAQAGDPGGSLMAISSMSAVSGAPGGQPYAASKSAMTGMMKGLAVEYARYGIRANTILPGWTMTDLARPALESEGFRKHVLPRMPVRRWGTPEDFAGIAIYLSSEASSFHTGQEFSICGGYTVF; translated from the coding sequence ATGGCTTTCGTCCCTTTTGATCTAACCGGTAAAGTTGCGCTGGTTACCGGCGGCAATGGCGGTATCGGCTTGGGCATGGCCGAAGGGCTCGCCCAATCGGGAGCAAATGTCGCGATCTGGGGCCGCAATCCGGACAAGAACGCCGCGGCCACGGCAAAGCTCGAAGCACACGGCGTTGAAGTGCTCGCGCAAGTGGTCGATGTGACTAACGAGGCGCAGGTAGATGTTGCCATGGCCGATCTGATAGGCCGCTTCGGCAGGCTCGATAGCTGTATCGCCAATGCCGGCTCGAGTTTCGGACGGGCCAAATTCGAGGACATGCCGACCGACTTATGGCGCAAGACCATGGCCACCAATCTCGACAGCGCATTCTACACGCTGCGTGCAGCCTCCCAGCGGATGGTCGAACGTGCACAAGCTGGCGATCCGGGCGGCTCGTTGATGGCAATTTCCTCGATGTCAGCAGTTTCGGGAGCCCCCGGCGGACAGCCATATGCCGCCAGCAAGTCGGCGATGACTGGAATGATGAAGGGCCTAGCGGTCGAATATGCTCGATATGGTATTCGCGCCAATACGATTCTCCCTGGTTGGACGATGACCGATCTGGCGCGTCCAGCACTCGAATCCGAAGGCTTTCGAAAACACGTGCTGCCGCGCATGCCGGTGCGCCGCTGGGGAACGCCGGAGGATTTCGCGGGCATCGCGATCTACCTCAGTAGCGAAGCCTCCAGCTTCCACACCGGACAGGAGTTCTCGATCTGCGGCGGTTATACAGTCTTCTAA
- a CDS encoding alpha/beta hydrolase family protein translates to MFNAKLSPDGSKFAYQIIDDDRIRIAVFDAETRQAIKTVDLGKGAPVAWFRWAGNDRVLFSLHSRAMLLLTFVPATRLMLHDLVKDETSFVGLDDQGFKGDDVLYVDPAGEFVLLSLKDKAFSQPSVYRFDLDGKGATSARIVQKRTLGIEQWWTDNTGVVRLGMKRQGSKRVSFFYRSNAAQELVEVAKLRREADAFDNWDVLSIRAGSDTGYALVKDERGLNILREFNYRTSMPGEEIFAHPEWGLESAVFENDGTLQAANFTDDFPNVYWFDPDMAAIQDKLERTLKTGQVQILSSSGSDRMLVSHSAGDDPGVVYIYTPARNKLDVFGELRPDIDFKQLTAPQSIEYPARDGTRIRGYLTLPKGRAPTALPLIIMPHGGPYGIRDTASYRDEVQLLANRGYAILQPNYRGSGGYGEKFEDLGNGQIGRMMQDDLDDAMDWAVAQGFADPDRVCLVGASYGGYASLWGVTRNPERYRCAASWAGVTDFEAQVGFDRGFFTRRNNKKWQRRVQGDEPDFKLGLVSPLQQIGMLTRPILLAHGKRDRTVPFSQFTMMSDAAKTAEVDITELVLDDAGHSFSKVEDEQKWYDALIAFLARTNPSDVNVAKPADISKEGDSKTGAQVPSDGAEISTDATPETIITEPDLAG, encoded by the coding sequence ATGTTCAATGCAAAATTGTCTCCCGATGGCAGCAAATTCGCCTATCAAATCATCGATGACGACCGCATACGGATTGCCGTCTTCGATGCCGAAACGCGGCAAGCAATCAAGACGGTCGACTTGGGCAAGGGCGCGCCGGTGGCGTGGTTTCGCTGGGCGGGAAATGATCGCGTTCTGTTTTCTCTGCACAGCCGCGCCATGTTGTTGCTGACATTTGTCCCGGCCACGCGGTTGATGCTGCATGATCTGGTTAAGGATGAAACCAGCTTTGTCGGGTTGGACGATCAGGGCTTCAAGGGCGACGATGTGCTGTATGTCGATCCCGCCGGAGAATTCGTCCTTTTGTCGCTAAAGGACAAGGCGTTCTCTCAGCCATCGGTATACCGCTTCGATCTGGACGGGAAGGGGGCAACCAGTGCGCGGATTGTGCAGAAGCGCACGCTAGGCATCGAGCAATGGTGGACCGATAACACGGGGGTAGTCCGGCTGGGAATGAAGCGGCAGGGCAGCAAACGGGTGTCGTTCTTCTACCGAAGCAATGCGGCGCAGGAATTGGTCGAAGTCGCCAAGTTGCGGCGTGAAGCCGATGCATTCGATAATTGGGATGTGTTGAGCATCCGCGCTGGCAGCGACACTGGCTATGCGCTGGTCAAAGACGAACGCGGGCTGAACATCCTGCGCGAATTCAACTACCGAACCAGCATGCCTGGAGAGGAAATATTTGCGCATCCCGAATGGGGTTTGGAAAGCGCAGTATTTGAGAATGACGGGACTTTGCAAGCGGCCAATTTTACTGATGATTTCCCGAATGTGTATTGGTTCGATCCGGACATGGCGGCCATCCAAGACAAGTTGGAGCGCACGCTAAAAACCGGGCAGGTCCAGATTTTGTCCAGCTCAGGCAGTGACCGGATGCTAGTCTCGCACAGTGCAGGCGATGATCCGGGCGTCGTCTACATCTACACTCCCGCACGCAACAAGCTCGACGTGTTCGGTGAATTGCGGCCCGACATTGATTTCAAGCAATTGACTGCGCCTCAATCGATTGAGTATCCGGCCCGCGATGGCACACGCATTCGCGGTTATCTCACTTTGCCTAAGGGCCGCGCACCCACCGCTCTGCCGCTAATAATCATGCCGCATGGTGGGCCATATGGCATCCGCGATACCGCAAGCTATCGTGACGAAGTCCAGCTGCTCGCCAATCGGGGTTATGCCATTTTGCAGCCCAATTATCGCGGCTCAGGCGGATATGGCGAAAAATTTGAGGATCTCGGTAATGGCCAGATTGGCCGGATGATGCAGGACGATTTGGACGATGCGATGGACTGGGCGGTCGCACAGGGATTTGCCGATCCGGATCGCGTCTGTTTGGTGGGGGCAAGCTACGGGGGATACGCTTCTTTGTGGGGCGTAACCCGGAATCCTGAGCGTTATCGCTGCGCCGCAAGCTGGGCCGGTGTGACAGATTTCGAGGCTCAAGTGGGCTTCGACCGGGGGTTCTTTACCCGCCGCAACAATAAGAAGTGGCAACGCCGTGTCCAAGGCGACGAGCCTGACTTCAAGTTGGGGCTAGTCTCGCCTTTACAGCAAATCGGGATGCTAACCCGCCCGATTTTGCTGGCGCATGGCAAACGCGACCGGACCGTGCCGTTCAGCCAGTTCACCATGATGAGCGACGCGGCCAAGACGGCGGAGGTCGACATCACAGAATTGGTCCTTGACGATGCCGGACATTCTTTCAGCAAGGTCGAGGATGAGCAAAAGTGGTATGATGCGCTGATCGCATTCCTCGCACGGACCAATCCAAGCGATGTGAATGTTGCGAAGCCAGCGGATATTTCAAAGGAAGGTGATAGCAAGACTGGTGCCCAAGTACCGTCAGATGGTGCAGAAATATCTACTGACGCAACCCCTGAGACGATAATTACCGAGCCAGATCTGGCTGGATAA
- a CDS encoding DUF885 domain-containing protein, with protein MRLFTASLAAALLSTSAFPALAKEGDDAASDGVLYSSDTELIGLYEEYSKWQMHESGQGEEPLETAIPSVAPEANLRRAADAQVFLGRLDAIDGQALSQTERVNAAVLRSVLTEQIQNARFREWEMPFDSDTNFWSYLAPTSGFRTVEDYDEYIALMRDLPRYFAEHTANARTGLARGFSVPKVTLSGRDASLEAYIGDDIEANPFWTAFEQMPAHFTEAEQTRLQNEGRHTIMRSVRPAFTDLLSFLRDEYIPNSRTTLAAEAMPEGPAYYAQQIRQYTTLDLTADQIHLIGLDEVARIEAAMREIMAEVGFDGTIAQFNEKLRTDPEFIAKTPDELMGVSAYVAKRVDGAIGDYFGFLPRHRFSIRPVAPDIAPFYTAGRGGYEYCQMNTYDLPSRPLYNIPALTLHECAPGHSFQAAFQREQGGEDTPEFRRRIYFSGMGEGWGLYTEFLGEEMGIYRTPYEKFGRLSYEMWRAARLVIDTGIHSKDWTRDLAITYLADRTALSRHEVGTEIDRYISWPGQALAYKLGEMQIRLLRTKAETELGDDFDIRKFHDIILALGSVPLPVLEQRIEDFIADGGQGLAGVSYD; from the coding sequence ATGCGTTTGTTTACCGCCAGCCTGGCTGCCGCACTCTTATCCACCAGCGCGTTCCCTGCTCTCGCGAAAGAGGGTGATGACGCCGCATCCGACGGGGTGCTTTATTCTTCGGATACTGAATTGATTGGCTTGTATGAAGAATATTCCAAGTGGCAAATGCATGAGTCAGGGCAAGGAGAAGAGCCACTGGAAACAGCTATTCCATCGGTTGCACCCGAAGCAAACCTTCGCCGCGCAGCTGATGCGCAAGTTTTCTTAGGCCGGCTTGATGCCATCGACGGCCAAGCTTTATCACAGACCGAGCGGGTTAACGCCGCTGTCCTTCGCAGCGTATTGACCGAGCAGATCCAAAACGCTCGTTTCCGCGAATGGGAAATGCCGTTCGATAGCGACACCAATTTTTGGAGCTATCTGGCACCGACGTCAGGCTTCCGGACGGTTGAAGATTACGACGAGTATATTGCCCTGATGCGCGATCTTCCGCGATATTTTGCCGAACACACTGCCAATGCCCGCACCGGTTTGGCGCGAGGCTTCAGCGTTCCTAAAGTCACATTATCGGGCCGCGATGCCTCACTTGAGGCCTATATTGGTGATGATATTGAGGCAAACCCGTTTTGGACTGCCTTTGAACAAATGCCAGCGCATTTCACCGAAGCGGAACAAACCCGCTTGCAGAATGAGGGGCGACACACGATCATGCGATCGGTCAGGCCAGCCTTTACAGATTTGCTGTCATTTCTGCGTGACGAATATATTCCCAATAGCCGTACAACATTGGCCGCCGAAGCAATGCCAGAGGGGCCCGCTTATTACGCGCAGCAAATTCGCCAATATACGACACTCGATCTGACTGCGGACCAAATCCATTTGATCGGCCTCGATGAAGTCGCCCGTATTGAAGCCGCCATGCGCGAAATAATGGCGGAGGTTGGTTTCGATGGCACAATTGCCCAGTTCAACGAAAAGCTCCGCACCGACCCGGAATTCATTGCTAAAACGCCCGATGAGCTAATGGGTGTTTCAGCCTATGTCGCAAAGCGCGTGGATGGGGCGATTGGCGATTATTTCGGCTTCCTGCCGCGTCACAGGTTTTCCATCCGACCAGTCGCGCCTGATATCGCGCCATTCTACACTGCCGGACGCGGTGGCTATGAATATTGCCAGATGAATACCTACGACCTGCCCTCGCGCCCGCTCTACAATATTCCTGCTTTGACATTGCATGAGTGCGCGCCGGGCCATTCGTTCCAAGCGGCATTCCAGCGCGAGCAAGGGGGCGAAGACACGCCAGAATTCCGCCGCCGGATATACTTCTCCGGTATGGGTGAAGGATGGGGCCTGTACACCGAATTTCTAGGTGAGGAGATGGGTATTTACCGCACGCCATACGAGAAGTTTGGAAGGCTTTCGTATGAAATGTGGCGCGCCGCGCGGCTGGTTATCGACACTGGCATTCATTCGAAGGACTGGACCCGCGATCTGGCGATTACCTATCTTGCAGACCGAACCGCCTTGTCGCGCCACGAAGTGGGCACAGAGATTGACCGCTACATCAGCTGGCCCGGCCAAGCCCTCGCTTACAAATTGGGCGAAATGCAAATCCGGCTACTGCGAACAAAAGCCGAAACGGAGTTGGGCGATGATTTCGACATCCGCAAATTCCACGATATCATTCTCGCGCTCGGATCCGTGCCGCTGCCGGTCTTGGAACAGCGGATAGAGGACTTCATTGCTGATGGCGGGCAGGGTTTGGCGGGCGTCAGCTACGATTGA
- a CDS encoding alpha/beta hydrolase family protein, whose translation MFRRLVLGCAAVLGNCLSVASYAQEAATIEVPTFEAPVLEAKPPIIPVEAFADNSNLSSAKLSPSGDKFIARVELEGISYIVLFDAETRQPTGKISTGDKIDLEWFRWAGNDKILFSVSKQGKFFGDDVRYTRLYSVNLIDFTQTYIGRKEPIVEGDNVIHVADDGSYALVSMQRTIYDYPSVFKFELSEDGSAREIQTRREGVWTWVADSAGVVRIGYGWSRNRMRIYYRSNDDNDLDMVGKFKEDEAAKTFWDVAYVKPGSDLGYVLEGTKGGRVALKTFDFGTRESVETVYENEKWDLDLVTFTDDGQPQYAAFTDDRDQIVWFTEEDKRRQRMLERALPQEMVRITSQAANGSRMLVWAGGENDPGALYVFTPETKRLDQFTEMRSQVNFEYLARPMAVDYEARDGTEIRAYLTLPRGREAKGLPLIIMPHGGPYGVRDQLRYDDDVQLLANRGYAVLQPNYRGSGGYGRAFSRLGNGQIGRKMQDDLDDAMDWAVKQGFAAADRVCVVGGSYGGYAALWAIIRNPERYQCAASWAGVTDWDSQLKYDADFFSRKGGKRWRERVEGEDDFDLDEVSPAEFGEKLNRPVLLAHGEDDNNVPFSQFKKMRNATKNAPMPPELLVIEDEGHSFSKPENKKIWYDRLIAFLEKNNPAD comes from the coding sequence ATGTTTCGGCGACTAGTGCTGGGATGTGCGGCAGTACTTGGTAATTGCCTTTCCGTTGCTTCATACGCTCAAGAAGCGGCGACTATTGAAGTTCCCACCTTCGAAGCGCCCGTTTTGGAAGCCAAGCCGCCAATAATTCCGGTTGAGGCGTTCGCCGACAACAGTAATCTTTCAAGCGCCAAGCTTTCCCCAAGTGGTGACAAATTCATCGCTCGGGTTGAACTTGAAGGTATCAGTTACATAGTTCTGTTCGACGCCGAGACACGCCAGCCAACAGGCAAGATCAGCACCGGGGACAAAATCGACCTTGAATGGTTTCGCTGGGCCGGAAACGACAAAATCCTGTTTTCCGTATCAAAACAGGGAAAGTTTTTCGGCGATGATGTCCGCTATACTCGGCTTTACTCGGTCAATCTCATCGATTTCACCCAAACCTATATCGGGCGCAAGGAGCCCATCGTGGAAGGCGACAATGTGATCCATGTCGCTGATGATGGCTCCTACGCGCTGGTATCGATGCAGCGCACGATTTACGATTACCCTTCGGTGTTCAAATTCGAACTGAGCGAAGATGGTTCGGCGCGCGAAATCCAGACCCGCCGCGAAGGGGTTTGGACGTGGGTTGCGGACAGTGCGGGCGTTGTCCGGATTGGATATGGATGGTCGCGTAACCGGATGCGGATATATTATCGGTCCAACGATGATAATGACCTCGATATGGTCGGTAAGTTCAAGGAGGACGAGGCAGCTAAGACATTTTGGGACGTCGCCTATGTCAAGCCTGGATCAGACCTCGGCTATGTGTTGGAAGGAACCAAAGGAGGACGGGTCGCGCTTAAGACATTCGACTTCGGGACCCGGGAAAGCGTCGAAACCGTCTACGAAAATGAGAAGTGGGATCTTGATCTCGTAACTTTTACCGATGATGGTCAGCCCCAATACGCTGCCTTTACCGATGACCGCGATCAAATTGTCTGGTTCACAGAAGAGGACAAACGTCGGCAACGGATGCTCGAACGGGCGCTCCCGCAAGAAATGGTCCGGATCACCTCGCAAGCCGCTAACGGTTCGCGTATGCTTGTATGGGCTGGCGGCGAAAATGATCCCGGCGCGTTGTATGTTTTTACTCCTGAAACCAAGCGATTGGACCAGTTTACTGAAATGCGCTCTCAAGTGAATTTCGAGTATTTGGCCCGGCCGATGGCGGTCGATTACGAAGCCCGCGACGGAACAGAAATACGCGCCTACCTTACTCTCCCAAGGGGGCGTGAGGCAAAGGGCTTGCCGCTGATAATTATGCCGCATGGCGGCCCTTACGGGGTGCGCGACCAGTTGCGCTATGACGATGACGTGCAATTGCTGGCCAATCGCGGTTACGCCGTACTGCAACCCAATTATCGTGGATCTGGCGGTTATGGCCGGGCGTTCTCGCGGCTCGGCAATGGGCAAATCGGACGCAAAATGCAGGATGATCTCGATGATGCCATGGATTGGGCGGTGAAGCAGGGCTTTGCCGCAGCAGACAGAGTGTGCGTTGTTGGCGGTAGCTATGGTGGCTACGCCGCGCTGTGGGCTATCATCCGCAATCCGGAGCGCTATCAATGTGCTGCCAGTTGGGCAGGCGTGACAGATTGGGATTCGCAACTCAAATATGATGCCGATTTTTTCTCGAGAAAAGGTGGCAAGCGCTGGCGTGAGCGCGTCGAAGGCGAGGATGACTTCGATTTGGATGAGGTTTCGCCCGCAGAATTTGGAGAGAAGCTCAATCGGCCAGTGTTGCTGGCGCATGGCGAGGACGACAACAACGTCCCATTCAGCCAGTTCAAAAAAATGCGCAATGCGACCAAAAATGCGCCAATGCCTCCAGAGCTGCTCGTAATCGAGGATGAGGGCCACAGCTTCTCGAAACCGGAAAACAAAAAGATCTGGTACGACCGGCTGATTGCCTTTCTGGAAAAGAACAATCCGGCGGACTAA
- a CDS encoding SulP family inorganic anion transporter: protein MSVSPAPSATGANAGFTATLKRDWLGNIRADILAGMVVALALIPEAIGFSLIAGVDPSVGLYASVAIAMVIALVGGRPGMISAATAAVAVVVIPLVKDYGVDYLFAATILMGIIQGIAALLRLDLLMQFVSRSVITGFVNALAILIFMAQIPQLTNVGWETYAMVVAGLAIIYGFPRITKIVPSPLVAIILLTTVAVFWNLPVNNVAGEGKLPDGLPTFGIPDVPFTWETFMIILPFSLTMAAVGLLESLLTAQIVDDMTHTDSNKQRESGGQGIANIVAAFFGGMGGCAMIGQSVINVASGGRGRLSTFTAGAFLLFLLTVLGPYVGSVPMPALVAVMIMVSIGTFSWNSIANIKRHPPTSSAVMIATVVVVVWTHDLALGVLVGVLLSGIFFAGKVRTMFSVQRIRREHSAVYKVTGQIFFASVDRFMAALGPESSYEDAAHHVVIDVSSAHFWDISAIEALEKVVDRMRRNGRHTRIVGLNTASADLFDRFALEDRTGLETGLAPH, encoded by the coding sequence ATGTCCGTATCCCCGGCACCATCGGCCACTGGCGCGAACGCTGGTTTCACAGCCACTTTGAAACGCGATTGGCTTGGCAATATCCGCGCAGACATACTTGCCGGAATGGTGGTTGCGTTGGCGCTAATTCCTGAAGCCATCGGCTTCTCGCTGATTGCCGGTGTCGATCCGAGCGTGGGCCTCTACGCCTCTGTTGCGATTGCGATGGTTATTGCGCTGGTAGGTGGCCGCCCCGGAATGATCTCTGCTGCAACCGCTGCTGTGGCGGTTGTGGTGATACCGTTGGTGAAAGACTATGGCGTTGATTATTTGTTCGCCGCGACCATTTTGATGGGAATTATCCAAGGAATTGCGGCACTGCTACGGCTTGATTTGTTGATGCAATTCGTCTCGCGCAGCGTCATTACCGGCTTCGTCAACGCACTCGCAATCCTGATTTTCATGGCGCAAATTCCGCAGCTTACAAATGTCGGCTGGGAAACCTACGCAATGGTCGTGGCGGGTCTAGCGATTATTTACGGCTTTCCGCGCATTACCAAAATCGTGCCGAGCCCGCTGGTTGCAATCATCCTGTTGACCACAGTCGCTGTATTCTGGAACTTGCCGGTCAATAATGTCGCGGGCGAGGGAAAGCTGCCGGACGGATTGCCGACTTTCGGCATTCCTGATGTTCCCTTCACCTGGGAAACCTTCATGATTATTCTGCCATTCTCGCTGACGATGGCGGCGGTTGGCTTGCTGGAGAGCTTGCTCACTGCGCAGATTGTCGACGATATGACGCATACGGATAGCAACAAGCAGCGCGAGAGCGGTGGGCAGGGCATTGCCAATATCGTCGCCGCGTTCTTTGGCGGCATGGGTGGCTGCGCGATGATCGGCCAATCGGTGATTAACGTTGCGTCGGGCGGACGTGGGCGACTGTCGACCTTTACCGCTGGGGCGTTCTTACTGTTCTTGCTTACGGTTCTTGGCCCCTACGTCGGCAGCGTGCCGATGCCGGCGTTGGTGGCGGTGATGATCATGGTTTCGATCGGGACCTTTAGCTGGAATTCGATTGCCAATATCAAGCGCCACCCTCCGACATCCTCCGCAGTGATGATCGCGACCGTGGTGGTGGTGGTGTGGACGCATGACCTTGCACTGGGCGTGCTGGTTGGCGTGCTGCTGTCGGGCATTTTCTTTGCTGGCAAAGTCCGCACGATGTTTAGTGTCCAACGCATTCGCCGCGAACATAGCGCGGTTTACAAAGTCACCGGACAGATCTTCTTCGCCAGCGTTGACCGCTTCATGGCCGCGCTAGGGCCGGAAAGCAGCTATGAAGACGCAGCACATCACGTTGTAATTGATGTTTCGTCGGCGCATTTCTGGGACATTTCGGCGATTGAAGCGCTGGAAAAAGTCGTTGACCGGATGCGCCGCAATGGCCGCCACACGCGGATTGTGGGCCTAAACACTGCCAGCGCTGATCTGTTCGACCGGTTCGCTTTGGAAGACCGCACAGGCCTCGAAACGGGGCTCGCGCCGCATTGA